The genomic DNA TCCACTACGAGGTCGATCACCGCAAGCGCACCGTCGGCGTCACCGAGGAGGGCGTGGACTTCGTCGAGGATCAGCTCGGCATCGACAACCTCTACGCGCCGGAGAATTCCCAGCTCGTCATCTTCCTCAACAACGCGCTCAAGGCCAAGGAGCTCTTCGAGCGGGACAAGGACTACATCGTCCGCGACGGTGAGGTGCAGATCGTCGACGGGTTCACCGGCCGCATCCTGGCCGGGCGCCGCTACAACGAGGGCATGCATCAGGCGATCGAGGCGAAGGAAAACGTCGAGATCAAGAACGAGAACCAGACCCTGGCGACCGTGACCCTGCAGAACTTCTTCCGTCTCTACGACAAGATCTCGGGCATGACCGGCACCGCCGAAACCGAGGCCGCCGAGCTCAACTCCATCTATGGCCTGGACGTCGTGCCGATTCCGACGAACAGGCCGAACCAGCGCATCGACCACCCGGACGTGATCTACAAGACGCAGGAGGCGAAGTTCGCCGCCGTCGTCGACGACATCGCCGAGCACGTCGAGAACGGCCAGCCGGTGCTGGTCGGCACGGTGTCTGTCGAACGCTCCGAGTACCTCTCCGAGATGCTCAAGCGCCGCGGCATCGACCACAAGGTGCTCAATGCGAAGGCCCACGAGCAGGAGGGCAACATCGTCGCGGCGGCCGGCCTGCCGGGCAACGTCACCGTCGCCACCAACATGGCCGGTCGCGGCACCGACATCGTGCTGGGCGGCAACCCGGAGGTGCTTCTCGACGCCCGCCTCAAGGAGCAGGGCCTCGATCCTTTCGACGACGAGGAGCGCTACCAGGCCGCCTGGGACGAGCAGCTGCCGAAGGCGAAGGCCCGCTCGAAGGCGCTGGGCGACCAGGTCCGCGAGGCCGGCGGCCTCTACGTCCTGGGCACCGAGCGCCACGAGTCGCGCCGCATCGACAACCAGCTGCGCGGCCGATCCGGCCGACAGGGCGATCCCGGTGAGACCCGCTTCTACCTCTCCATGCGCGACGATCTCATGGTCCGTTTCGTCGGCCAGTCGATGGAGAACATGATGAACCGCCTCGACATCCCGGACGACGTCCCGATCGAGTCGAAGATGGTCTCCAACTCCATCAAGGGCGCGCAGGCGCAGGTGGAGAACCAGAACTTCGAAATGCGCAAGAACGTCCTCAAGTACGACGAGGTCCTCAACGAGCAGCGCAAGGTCGTCTACGGCGAGCGCCGCGAGATTCTCGAGAACGCCGACCTCAAGACCCATGTGCGCAACATGATCGACCAGACGATCAGCGCCTACGTCGACGGCGCCACCGCCGAGGGCTATGTCGAGGACTGGGACCTGGATGAGCTGTGGAAGGCCCTGGACACCCTCTACGAGCCGAAGGTCCAGTGGAAGGAGCTCGTCGAAGGTTCCGAGTACGGCCGCCCGGGCGAGTTGACCGCCGCCCAGCTCAAGGAGGCCCTGACCGCCGACGCCAACGCCGCCTACGACGAGCTGGAGACCGCAGTCAGCGGCATCGGCGGCGAGGCGCAGATGCGGAACGTCGAGCGCCAGGTCATCCTCCCGATCATCGACGCCAAGTGGCGCGAGCACCTCTACGAGATGGACTACCTCAAGGAGGGCATCGGCCTGCGCGCGATGGCCCAGCGTGACCCGCTGGTCGAGTACCAGAAGGAGGGCGGCGAGATGTTCAACGCCATGAACGACGCCGTCAAGGAGGAGACCGTCCGCCAGCTGCTGCAGCTGCGCAAGCAGTTCGTCCGCAACGATGACGGGCCCACCACGGCCACCGTCTAGGGCTCCGCTTGCCGACGCCGACGCCCCACCCGGGGGTCGGCGTCGTTTTCATGTGAGGTGATGCGGGAACGGTGCGTGGACTAGTTCCTGAAGGCGCCCCGGTGTCCCTTGGCGGTGTAGGAACTGAAGCCGTTGAGCGTGATGAACGCGTCCCAGGTGTGGGGTGACGGTCATCGGCGCGAGAGCAGGCCGGGAGGCAACGGGGCGTCGAGGAGTCTCGGGCGGTAGTCCAGCAGGACGATGCGCCGATCGAAGATGCGGGTTTCCGCCAGGTCCAGTGCGACGTCCGGGTAACCGTCGTAGATGCGGTCGCGGCCGGTTGTCCCGGTGATCACGGGGAAGACGACGACCCGGAAGCGGTCGACGAGACCCGCCGACAGGAGCGCCCGGCACAGGGTGAGGCTGCCGAGCGTGACCAGGGGTCGCTGGCTGGTGGCCTTCAGCTCGCGGACGACCTCGACCGCCTCGGCGTTGATGAGTCGGGTGTTGGCCCAGCTCAGCGGCTCCCGCAGGGTGCTGGAAAAGACGATCTTCGGGGCCGCGTCGAGGGCGGCGGCGCCCTCGATGTCGGATCCGGCCATGGTGGACATGAGCCGGTAGGTGTTCGCCCCCATGAGAATGGTGCGGTCGGCGGCGGTGTCCTGCGCCAGCCAGGCGAGGTACTCGGGGCCCTCGAGTCCCCAGAGCCCGGGCCAGCCCTCGGCCGCTCCGTAGCCGTCGAGTGAGGAGACGAAATCGACCATCAGTTCCATGGCTGCTCCTGCCCCGCCTCCGTCACTGTGACTTTCATCACCATTGTGGCCGTGTCCGTCGGGAAGGTCAAGGCTACAACACCCGGAAGGAGGTGATTCTACGGCCGTCGCTGACCGCGGTGAAGGCCACCAGACGCCGGGCGCCGACGGCGGTGCCGAAGATCTCGCCGCGTTCCCGGGCGTGAACCCTGAGCAGGCGCACCGGGCCCCGGTCGGGGCTGCTGCGCAGGCGGGCGGTGATCTGGGAGCGCACCACCGGTGCGAAGCGGGTCGGCGCCAGGGCCGAGACCTCCCTCATCCCGAACGCCGCCTGGAGCGCCTGGAGAAGAACGGGGCCGAAGGCGGCGGGGTCTTCCCCGGCGGCGGCCGGGAGCGGCGCGGGTTTCGGGGGTGGGGACCAGATCTTGACCTGGCTGAGGCCCGGGACGGGTGAAAGCATGACGAACTCCTCGCGAACTCGAATGACGGAAACTGCCTGAGATTCGGGGGAGTGGGACGGTGTCCGCGTGCGCCGGGAGGCGCGCGGCACGGTCTGGGTATCATTATGGCAGTCTGGTCGGTGGCACGCCTCCCATGTCCACTACGGTGGACAGGCTTGGACCCCGACGGAGTAATCGACACTAGAGCTAATGAAAGAGGCCAGCGAGACATGTTGCGAGGACTGATCATCGACTACGCCGGGGTGCTCGACGGCCCGGAAGAGGAGCTGGAGCGCTGGCGCGCCCTGTTCGCCGCCATCAAGGCCGCGGACGTCTCCATCGCCATCCTGTCCAATGAGCCGGGCGGCCCGGAGGCGGAGCGGATCCGGGAGTGGGAGTACCGCGGCATCGTGGACGCGGTACTGATGTCGGGCGAGATCGGCGTCGAGAAGCCGGAGTTCGGCGCGTTCCAGGCTGCGGCCGATGCCCTCGACCTGGACCTCAACGAGTGCGTCTTCGTCGACGACAACATCCACTACATCCGCGCCGGCGTCGACATCGGGCTGGTCTGCTTCCTGCACACCGCCTTCGACCGCACCGCCGTGCAGCTGAGCAGCGTCTACGACCTGGAGGGGGAGTTCTAGGTGCGCGTCTACCTGCCGGCGACCTTCGCGCTCCTGAACGAGCTCGCGAACGAGGGCGTCATTTCCGCGCGCAACGGCTGGGGCTTCACGGTGACCCCCGCGCTGCGGGAGTTCTACACCAGCGGCGACGAGGAGGAGCTGGAGGCCATCGCCTTCGACGACGCCGCCGAGGCGTCCCTGCGCCTGCTGGCCATCGGCGACGAGGAGAAGTTCCCGCACCGTCGCGTGGTCATTTCCGTCGACGTCGACGACGCGGCCGTGACGCTGGCGGACGACATGGGTGACACGGTCGTCAAGCTCGCGCCGGCGCAGGTCACCGTCGACCAGGTCGCGGCGCTGCACGTCGACGTCGCCGAGGCCGAGCCGGCCACCGCCAAAGCCATCCAGGTCATCGACGCCTCCGACCTGGGGGACGAGGACGCCGAGCTGATCGTGGGCGACGCCCAGGACAACTACATGGCGTTCTACGACGTCTCCGAGCTGGGCGTGCTCATCGACCTGCTCTAGGCGCGGATCCCGGGATCTACATCTCCCATTCGTTGTTGCTGCGCAGCGCCCCGAGTAGTTTGCGCACGGCGACCACCCGGCGGCCCGTCGCGGTCCCGGGGTCGAGCTCGTCCCAGGCGCACTCCGGATCCGCAGGCGGGCCCATGTGGGAGCAGCCGCGCGGGCAGCGTTCGGTCGCCTCGGCCAGATCCTCGAACACGCGGATGACGGCCTCCGGCTCGACGTGGGCCAGACCGAAGGAACGGATGCCCGGGGTGTCGATGATCCAGCCGCCGCCCTCGCCCGGCAGCGGCAGGGCCACCGACTGGGTGGAGGTGTGCCGGCCCTTGCCGACCCCGGAGACGATGCCGGTGGCGCGGTTGGCGTCCGGGACCAGTCGGTTGACCAGCGTCGATTTCCCCACGCCGGAGTGCCCGATCAGGGCGGTGACCTTGCCCTCGATGAGTGCCTCGACCTCATCGAGGGAGTCGTCGATGCCGGCGATGACGACGGTGACGTCGAGGGCCGCGAACTCCTCGGCGAAGGGGGTGGGGTCGGTGAGATCGGACTTCGTCAGGCAGAGGATCGGGTGGATGTTGCCGACGAAGGCGGCCACCAGCGCGCGCTCGACGAAACCGGAGCGCGGCGGCGGGTCGGCCACAGCCGAGACGATGAGCAGCTGGTCCGCGTTTGCGACGACGATGCGCTCGTAGGGGTCGGTGTCGTCGGCGGTGCGGCGCAGCACGCTGGTGCGCTCCGCGAGCTTGACGATGCGCGCCAGGGTGTCCTTCTGACCTGTGGTGTCGCCGACGACGCCGACGCGATCGCCGACCTCGATGGCGGTGCGGCCCAGTTCGCGGGCGCGCATGCACACGATCGGCTTGTCGACGGTGTCGGGGCGGTCGTCGAGGACCACACCCCAGCGGCCGCGGTCCTTGGTGACGACCATGCCGAATTCGGCGTCCGCGTGCGCCGGGCGGTCCTTGGTCCGCGGCCGGGACCCCTTGCCCGGGCGGACGCGGACGTCCGACTCGTCCCAGCGCCGGCCTCCGAAGGTCCCTCTAGCCATGGATCATCCCCGACCACATGCCCGGGAAGTCCGGCATGGTCTTCGAGGTGGAGGCGATGTCGTCGACCTCGACGCCCTCGACCACCAGGCCGATGATGGCGCCGGCGGTGGCCATCCGGTGGTCGGCGTAGGCGTGCCAGAGACCGCCGTGCAGCTCGGCCGGTTGGATCAGCAGGCCGTCCTCGAGCTCGGTGCAGTCGCCGCCGAGGCCGGTGATCTCGGCGGTCAGGGCCGCCAGCCGGTCGGTTTCGTGGCCGCGCAGGTGGGCGACGCCCGTTAGTCGGGAGGGGGTGCTGGCGCAGGCGGCCAGCGCGGCGACGGTCGGGGTGAGCTCACCGACGTCGCCCATGTCCATGTCGACGCCGGTGAGCCTGCCGTCGGCCGGACCGCTGACCTGGAGGTCACCCCCGACGCGCTCGACGGTGCAGCCCATCCGGGTGAGGATGTCGCGGATGGCGTCGCCGGGCTGGGTGGTGGTCTCCGGCCAGTCCTTGACGGTGACTCGACCGCCGGTGACGGCGGCCGCGGCCAGGAACGGGGTGGCGTTGGACAGGTCCGGCTCGATGGCCCAGTCGCGGGCCCTGATCACGCCCGGTTCGACTGTCCAGGACCTGC from Corynebacterium guangdongense includes the following:
- the secA gene encoding preprotein translocase subunit SecA, with product MFGLSRLLRVGEGRTVNRFAKMADQVIALEDEYEALTDDELKAKTHEFVARLAEGETLEDILLEAFATAREASWRVLGQKHYKVQIMGGAALHFGNVAEMKTGEGKTLTSVLPAYLNGLSGKGVHVVTVNDYLAKRDAEMMGRVHRWLGLEVGVILSSMRPAQRKKAYDAHVTYGTNNELGFDYLRDNMTRNLADIVQRGHNFAIVDEVDSILIDEARTPLIISGPVDGSSQFYSVFAQLAPRMREGVHYEVDHRKRTVGVTEEGVDFVEDQLGIDNLYAPENSQLVIFLNNALKAKELFERDKDYIVRDGEVQIVDGFTGRILAGRRYNEGMHQAIEAKENVEIKNENQTLATVTLQNFFRLYDKISGMTGTAETEAAELNSIYGLDVVPIPTNRPNQRIDHPDVIYKTQEAKFAAVVDDIAEHVENGQPVLVGTVSVERSEYLSEMLKRRGIDHKVLNAKAHEQEGNIVAAAGLPGNVTVATNMAGRGTDIVLGGNPEVLLDARLKEQGLDPFDDEERYQAAWDEQLPKAKARSKALGDQVREAGGLYVLGTERHESRRIDNQLRGRSGRQGDPGETRFYLSMRDDLMVRFVGQSMENMMNRLDIPDDVPIESKMVSNSIKGAQAQVENQNFEMRKNVLKYDEVLNEQRKVVYGERREILENADLKTHVRNMIDQTISAYVDGATAEGYVEDWDLDELWKALDTLYEPKVQWKELVEGSEYGRPGELTAAQLKEALTADANAAYDELETAVSGIGGEAQMRNVERQVILPIIDAKWREHLYEMDYLKEGIGLRAMAQRDPLVEYQKEGGEMFNAMNDAVKEETVRQLLQLRKQFVRNDDGPTTATV
- a CDS encoding dihydrofolate reductase family protein: MELMVDFVSSLDGYGAAEGWPGLWGLEGPEYLAWLAQDTAADRTILMGANTYRLMSTMAGSDIEGAAALDAAPKIVFSSTLREPLSWANTRLINAEAVEVVRELKATSQRPLVTLGSLTLCRALLSAGLVDRFRVVVFPVITGTTGRDRIYDGYPDVALDLAETRIFDRRIVLLDYRPRLLDAPLPPGLLSRR
- a CDS encoding HAD-IA family hydrolase, whose amino-acid sequence is MAVWSVARLPCPLRWTGLDPDGVIDTRANERGQRDMLRGLIIDYAGVLDGPEEELERWRALFAAIKAADVSIAILSNEPGGPEAERIREWEYRGIVDAVLMSGEIGVEKPEFGAFQAAADALDLDLNECVFVDDNIHYIRAGVDIGLVCFLHTAFDRTAVQLSSVYDLEGEF
- a CDS encoding DUF6912 family protein, whose protein sequence is MRVYLPATFALLNELANEGVISARNGWGFTVTPALREFYTSGDEEELEAIAFDDAAEASLRLLAIGDEEKFPHRRVVISVDVDDAAVTLADDMGDTVVKLAPAQVTVDQVAALHVDVAEAEPATAKAIQVIDASDLGDEDAELIVGDAQDNYMAFYDVSELGVLIDLL
- the rsgA gene encoding ribosome small subunit-dependent GTPase A, coding for MARGTFGGRRWDESDVRVRPGKGSRPRTKDRPAHADAEFGMVVTKDRGRWGVVLDDRPDTVDKPIVCMRARELGRTAIEVGDRVGVVGDTTGQKDTLARIVKLAERTSVLRRTADDTDPYERIVVANADQLLIVSAVADPPPRSGFVERALVAAFVGNIHPILCLTKSDLTDPTPFAEEFAALDVTVVIAGIDDSLDEVEALIEGKVTALIGHSGVGKSTLVNRLVPDANRATGIVSGVGKGRHTSTQSVALPLPGEGGGWIIDTPGIRSFGLAHVEPEAVIRVFEDLAEATERCPRGCSHMGPPADPECAWDELDPGTATGRRVVAVRKLLGALRSNNEWEM